The following proteins are co-located in the Pseudomonas sp. DY-1 genome:
- a CDS encoding BCCT family transporter: MPATAGSKPYKKKGIQSLRRPMHKTPGSPVDKVVFWGAAAISASLVTWGALAPTAMATASQALLNTIIDWFGWSFVLSTAFFLGFALFLAFSRFGRIRLGKDDEQPEFSTSSWIAMMFSVGMGIGLMFWGVAEPITHFSTLPNDLAQPHSREAAKVAMGYAYFHWAFHPWAIYAIVGLVMAYFSFRNGLPNLISSAFTPLIGEAGVRGPLGKSIDVLAVLATLFGTATSLGLGAQQINSGLNYLWHTGESNSIALAIIAVMTVLFILSAVSGVGKGVQFLSNVNMVVAVLLLLFLAAVGPSVFIMNTLVASIGEYLRELVPMSFRTAAFSDGKWLAGWTIFYWAWWISWAPFVGTFIARISRGRTIREFVIGVIFIPSGVTMVWFAIMGGAALYSELAGAGGIAAAVNDQGPAVALFTLLSQYPAATLTSFAAIVLVGVFFISGADAGSIVMGMLCARGSLQPPGWLVVLWGTLASAAASVLLVMGGLVALQTAAIIFAAPFLAVMVGLCVSLWKALLSERQVGVAHDPLAALRDRAPAALD, translated from the coding sequence TTGCCCGCCACGGCAGGTTCAAAACCTTACAAGAAGAAAGGCATTCAAAGCTTGAGGAGGCCCATGCACAAGACACCTGGATCACCCGTCGACAAGGTCGTTTTCTGGGGGGCTGCGGCGATTTCAGCCTCGTTGGTCACCTGGGGGGCACTCGCGCCCACGGCCATGGCGACGGCGTCGCAGGCGCTGCTGAACACCATCATCGACTGGTTCGGCTGGAGCTTCGTCCTCTCCACGGCGTTCTTCCTGGGTTTCGCGCTGTTCCTGGCTTTCAGCCGCTTCGGCCGAATCAGACTGGGCAAGGACGACGAACAGCCCGAGTTCAGCACGTCGTCGTGGATCGCGATGATGTTCAGCGTCGGCATGGGGATCGGCCTCATGTTCTGGGGCGTGGCCGAGCCGATCACACACTTTTCGACGCTGCCCAACGACCTGGCGCAGCCGCACTCCAGGGAAGCGGCCAAGGTCGCAATGGGTTACGCCTACTTCCATTGGGCGTTCCATCCCTGGGCGATCTACGCCATCGTCGGCCTGGTGATGGCTTACTTCTCGTTCCGCAATGGACTGCCGAACCTGATCTCCAGCGCCTTTACGCCATTGATCGGCGAGGCAGGTGTGCGCGGGCCATTGGGCAAGTCGATCGACGTGCTGGCGGTTCTGGCCACTCTTTTCGGCACTGCCACCTCGCTCGGCCTGGGCGCGCAGCAGATCAACAGCGGCCTGAACTACCTCTGGCACACCGGCGAATCGAACAGCATTGCATTGGCGATCATTGCGGTGATGACGGTGCTCTTCATCCTTTCCGCAGTGTCCGGCGTGGGCAAGGGGGTGCAGTTCCTGAGCAACGTCAACATGGTGGTCGCAGTGTTGTTGTTGCTGTTCCTGGCGGCGGTTGGCCCCAGCGTATTCATCATGAACACCCTGGTCGCATCGATAGGCGAATACCTCCGCGAACTGGTGCCGATGTCGTTCCGTACCGCGGCTTTCAGCGATGGCAAGTGGCTCGCTGGCTGGACCATCTTCTACTGGGCCTGGTGGATCTCCTGGGCTCCCTTCGTCGGTACCTTCATCGCGCGAATTTCGCGAGGCCGCACCATTCGCGAGTTCGTCATCGGCGTCATCTTCATTCCCAGCGGCGTCACCATGGTCTGGTTCGCGATCATGGGCGGCGCGGCCCTCTACTCGGAGCTGGCAGGCGCGGGTGGCATTGCCGCAGCGGTGAATGACCAGGGACCGGCAGTGGCGCTCTTCACGTTGCTGTCCCAGTATCCCGCTGCCACGCTGACTTCGTTTGCGGCCATTGTGCTGGTCGGCGTGTTCTTCATCTCGGGAGCCGACGCGGGTTCCATTGTCATGGGCATGCTGTGTGCCCGCGGCAGCCTGCAGCCGCCAGGCTGGCTGGTGGTGCTATGGGGCACGCTGGCCAGTGCGGCGGCCTCGGTGCTGCTGGTGATGGGCGGCCTGGTAGCGTTGCAGACCGCCGCCATCATCTTCGCCGCGCCATTCCTGGCGGTGATGGTGGGCT